GGCTCATCGGAATCTTGTCCACAAGGGAAACCTTTGGAAAGTCGGAGCGCGCACGCGTCGCAAAGCTCGTAGCTGAAGCGCGGAGCCAACTCTCCTAATCGAAGCCATGGCAAGTTTGTGCCATGTTCATTGGTGTTTCGTGCGTCGTCACGCCGATGAACACGGCATCGGCACGCGCTCCAGACCGCAGGAGTTGACCTTACTCATGTGAGGACTCTCCAGGCAGAGACAGGCACGGCGCTGATCATGGTGGATGCCGACGGAGAAAACCAGATCGCGGTATGTGAGAGCGCTAACGCGCACGTCCATACTGTCGACGTCGAGTTCCCTGACGGCGCCACGGTTCTTGCCCAACTGGAGATCTCCCCCGAGACCGTAACCGAGGCCGCCCGCCGATGCCACGGCTATTTCGCGCTCAACGCAGCACCCGCTGTGGCGCTTCCCGCCGAACTCATCACTCGGGCAGACCTAATTATCGTGAACGAGACGGAGTATGCGCTGATCCCCGAACTGACAGGCGCTGCCGTCGTCGCCGTGACGTATGGGGCCAAGGGCTCCGCTGTTCTGGAGCGGGGCGAGCAGGTCGCGTTCGCTCCCGCTGTAGAACCAGTTCCGGTCAACACGGTCGGCGGTCGACGCGTTTTGCGCCGCGCTCACGATTG
The Paramicrobacterium chengjingii DNA segment above includes these coding regions:
- a CDS encoding PfkB family carbohydrate kinase — protein: MRTLQAETGTALIMVDADGENQIAVCESANAHVHTVDVEFPDGATVLAQLEISPETVTEAARRCHGYFALNAAPAVALPAELITRADLIIVNETEYALIPELTGAAVVAVTYGAKGSAVLERGEQVAFAPAVEPVPVNTVGGRRVLRRAHDCAARRTVL